The following proteins are co-located in the Planctomycetota bacterium genome:
- a CDS encoding transcriptional regulator, with the protein MKPHIAKLVTIITERVIEPEIIRELDALGAPGYTISDARGKGHRGVRDAGWEHGENIRVEVVCEDRLAQAIADVLRERYYENYAMILFISDVQVLRPEKFSGGKGESP; encoded by the coding sequence ATGAAGCCGCATATCGCAAAGCTCGTCACCATCATCACCGAACGGGTCATCGAACCCGAGATCATCCGCGAACTCGACGCCCTGGGCGCTCCCGGATATACGATCTCCGATGCCCGCGGCAAGGGACACCGGGGCGTTCGAGACGCCGGCTGGGAGCATGGAGAGAACATCCGCGTCGAGGTGGTATGCGAGGACCGACTGGCCCAGGCCATCGCCGACGTTCTCCGGGAACGCTATTATGAAAACTACGCCATGATTCTCTTCATCAGCGACGTGCAGGTCCTGCGGCCGGAGAAATTTTCCGGCGGGAAGGGAGAATCGCCATGA
- the purE gene encoding 5-(carboxyamino)imidazole ribonucleotide mutase yields MKPLVGVIMGSASDWDTLRHAAETLEALSIPYEVEVVSAHRTPDKLFQYAGDAAARGLEVLIAGAGGAAHLPGMTAAKTVLPVLGVPVATPALQGMDSLLSIVQMPAGVPVGTLAIGRAGAVNAALLAAAILGNKYPRIREALEEYRRKQTQAVLDRPDPRKEGP; encoded by the coding sequence ATGAAGCCCCTGGTCGGCGTCATCATGGGCTCGGCCTCGGACTGGGACACCCTGCGCCACGCGGCGGAAACCCTCGAGGCCCTGTCGATCCCCTATGAGGTCGAGGTGGTCTCCGCCCACCGCACGCCGGACAAGCTGTTTCAGTACGCCGGAGACGCGGCGGCGCGGGGACTGGAAGTCCTCATCGCGGGCGCGGGAGGCGCCGCCCATCTGCCGGGGATGACGGCGGCCAAGACGGTCCTGCCGGTCCTGGGCGTACCCGTCGCGACCCCGGCGCTTCAAGGCATGGATTCCCTTCTCTCGATCGTCCAGATGCCCGCGGGCGTCCCCGTCGGCACCCTCGCCATCGGCCGGGCCGGCGCCGTCAACGCCGCCCTCCTCGCCGCGGCGATCCTCGGGAACAAATACCCCAGGATCCGCGAGGCCCTCGAGGAATACCGCCGCAAGCAGACGCAGGCCGTGCTCGACCGGCCGGATCCGCGAAAGGAAGGCCCATGA
- the cysC gene encoding adenylyl-sulfate kinase, translated as MSFAVWITGPPAAGKSTLAAAVRRALAARGLRVAVLESDAARRRLTPRPRYDEKEREAFYAALVWIGKLLVDHGVPVLFDATAHRRRWRTRARRRIRRFLEVYVRCPLDVRRARDPKGLYRKAREGRAPALPGAGVPYEPPEAPDLVVRGDRDDPGEAARRIVRELAARGYLK; from the coding sequence GTGAGCTTCGCCGTCTGGATCACGGGCCCGCCCGCCGCCGGAAAGTCCACCCTCGCGGCGGCCGTTCGCCGGGCCCTGGCGGCGCGCGGCCTGCGGGTCGCCGTCCTCGAGTCCGACGCGGCCCGCCGCCGGCTCACGCCCCGCCCCCGCTACGACGAAAAGGAACGCGAAGCGTTCTACGCCGCCCTGGTCTGGATCGGAAAACTTCTCGTCGATCACGGCGTGCCGGTCCTCTTCGACGCCACCGCCCACCGGCGCCGGTGGCGCACCCGCGCGCGCCGCCGAATCCGCCGGTTCCTCGAGGTCTACGTCCGGTGCCCGCTCGACGTCCGCCGCGCGCGCGATCCCAAGGGACTCTACCGCAAGGCGCGGGAAGGCCGCGCCCCCGCCCTGCCGGGCGCCGGCGTCCCTTACGAGCCGCCCGAAGCCCCCGACCTCGTCGTGCGCGGAGACCGGGACGACCCCGGCGAGGCCGCCCGGCGAATCGTCCGGGAACTGGCCGCCCGCGGGTACCTCAAGTAG
- a CDS encoding phosphotransferase: MIKIARETLEPYLASLLGAPVRILALEPLRPDGPAGASKRYGYGAPLRVEYEAAGRLRRAVLTTVRPGPFGHEDMSDRARLLLWSHRAYNRLPRHARSLDVGAILAPGNLVSLGAAEEFFLLTNFIEGRGYHEDLDGLKNLETPSALDLGRADALCDYLCEIHRLRGPDPALYTRRIRELVGHPECVMGLIDSYPRRHGFITRELLQDVERLCVEWRWRLKDLTYRLRQVHGDFHPWNILFHGPREFTVLDRSRGEWGEPADDVASLTLNYLFFALRRRGRPEGALDVLFRRFWSRYLSRSGDRQMLEVVPPFFAFRALVLASPLWYPDLPESVRRLLFRFMRNVLRHSRFDPERVPSYLERDP, translated from the coding sequence ATGATCAAAATCGCCCGCGAAACCCTGGAACCCTACCTGGCTTCTCTTCTGGGCGCCCCGGTCCGCATCCTCGCGCTGGAACCGCTCCGCCCCGACGGACCCGCCGGCGCCTCCAAGCGGTATGGGTATGGAGCCCCCCTGCGCGTCGAATACGAAGCCGCCGGCCGCCTCCGGCGCGCCGTTCTGACCACCGTCCGCCCCGGACCCTTCGGCCACGAGGACATGTCCGACCGCGCCCGCCTCCTCCTCTGGAGCCACCGCGCCTATAACCGACTGCCCCGCCACGCGCGGTCCCTCGACGTGGGAGCGATCCTCGCCCCCGGAAACCTCGTTTCGCTGGGCGCCGCCGAGGAGTTTTTCCTTCTGACGAACTTCATCGAAGGCCGCGGCTACCACGAGGACCTCGACGGGCTCAAGAATCTCGAGACGCCGTCCGCCCTGGACCTCGGCCGGGCCGACGCCCTCTGCGATTACCTCTGCGAGATCCACCGACTCCGCGGCCCCGACCCCGCGCTCTACACCCGCCGCATCCGCGAGCTCGTGGGCCACCCGGAGTGCGTCATGGGCCTCATCGACAGCTATCCGCGCCGCCACGGCTTCATCACGCGCGAGCTCCTCCAGGACGTGGAACGCCTCTGCGTGGAATGGCGCTGGCGCCTCAAGGACCTCACCTACCGTCTCCGCCAGGTCCACGGCGACTTCCATCCGTGGAACATCCTCTTCCACGGCCCCCGCGAATTCACCGTGCTCGACCGCTCCCGCGGGGAATGGGGCGAACCGGCCGACGACGTCGCCAGTCTGACCCTCAACTACCTCTTCTTCGCCCTGCGCCGCCGCGGCCGCCCGGAAGGGGCGCTCGACGTCCTCTTCCGAAGATTCTGGAGCCGCTATCTCTCCCGGAGCGGCGACCGCCAGATGCTCGAAGTGGTCCCTCCCTTTTTCGCCTTCCGCGCGCTCGTCCTGGCCAGCCCCCTCTGGTACCCGGACCTCCCCGAGTCCGTCCGGCGGCTCCTCTTCCGCTTCATGCGCAACGTCCTCCGGCATTCCCGCTTCGACCCCGAGCGCGTGCCCTCCTACCTCGAACGCGATCCGTGA
- a CDS encoding sodium-dependent bicarbonate transport family permease, with protein sequence MASVDPIILFFLLGIAAGLLRSDLRIPSAIYDFLSIYLLLAIGLKGGVEISKYSLLPLLPKIVAVVSLGIVLPLIAYPVLRRLGGFKRADAASVAAHYGSVSVGTYAVALAYLATQKVEYESYTTLFLALLEMPAIIVGVTLARGIGGQTPWGRMAHEILTGKAIVCLLGGLLIGWIAGHDGLKSIEGFFFDLFRGMLALFLLEMGLLCAAQMGALRRYGAFLVAFGILMPLFSSVVGCALGRTLGLSPGGTALLAVMAASASYIAVPAAMRISVPEANPTLSLAASLGVTFPFNVMVGIPLYLAMARWIHART encoded by the coding sequence ATGGCAAGCGTTGACCCGATCATCCTCTTTTTTCTTCTCGGCATCGCGGCGGGACTCCTGCGCTCGGACCTGCGGATCCCGTCGGCCATCTACGATTTCCTGAGCATCTACCTCCTGCTGGCGATCGGTCTGAAGGGGGGCGTCGAAATCTCCAAGTACTCGCTCCTCCCGCTCCTCCCCAAGATCGTCGCGGTCGTCAGCCTGGGCATCGTGCTGCCTCTGATCGCCTATCCCGTTCTCCGCCGCCTCGGAGGATTCAAGCGCGCCGACGCCGCCTCGGTCGCCGCCCACTACGGCTCGGTGAGCGTCGGAACCTACGCGGTGGCCCTGGCGTACCTGGCGACCCAGAAAGTGGAATACGAATCGTACACCACGCTCTTTCTCGCGCTTCTCGAGATGCCCGCGATCATCGTGGGCGTAACGCTGGCCCGCGGAATCGGAGGCCAGACGCCCTGGGGCCGGATGGCCCACGAAATCCTCACCGGAAAGGCGATCGTCTGCCTCCTGGGCGGACTGCTCATCGGGTGGATCGCGGGCCACGACGGCCTGAAGTCGATCGAGGGGTTCTTCTTCGACCTCTTTCGAGGCATGCTGGCCCTGTTTCTTCTGGAGATGGGACTGCTCTGCGCGGCCCAGATGGGCGCCCTGCGCCGGTACGGAGCTTTTCTCGTCGCCTTCGGCATCCTGATGCCGCTCTTCTCCTCGGTCGTGGGCTGCGCCCTCGGCCGCACGCTCGGACTGTCCCCCGGGGGCACGGCGCTCCTGGCGGTGATGGCCGCCAGCGCATCCTATATCGCGGTGCCCGCCGCCATGCGCATCTCGGTCCCCGAGGCCAATCCGACCCTGTCCCTGGCCGCGTCCCTGGGCGTCACCTTTCCCTTCAACGTGATGGTGGGCATTCCGCTCTACCTGGCAATGGCCCGGTGGATCCACGCCCGGACATGA
- a CDS encoding 5-(carboxyamino)imidazole ribonucleotide synthase yields the protein MIVGILGGGQLARMLALAGTPLGLNFRFLDPQPDACAFPLGEALVGPFDDPSSLQNLARNARVVTYEFENVHVGGVEHLARQVPLLPPPGALAVKQDRLREKQLFVELGLPTARFRPVQTERDLREAAQAFGFPLVLKTRSLGYDGKGQRIVRGEEEMDGALAPFGGSPLLAEEYVPFDREVSVVAVRGTSGNIACYPLVENVHHQGILHRSRPRPGDPFAASAAEYAQRLLTHFDYVGVLAVEFFQVGARLLANEYAPRVHNTGHWTLEGAETSQFENHLRAILGFPLGATSAVRPVVMINCIGGLPDRARLLEIPGAHLHAYGKPPRPGRKVGHVTLRATDERDLEEKLEKVKRVFTDSGLWPSASPPPR from the coding sequence ATGATCGTGGGCATCCTGGGAGGCGGGCAGCTGGCCCGCATGCTGGCGCTGGCCGGAACCCCCCTGGGATTGAACTTCCGCTTCCTCGATCCCCAGCCGGACGCCTGCGCGTTTCCCCTCGGAGAGGCGCTCGTGGGCCCCTTCGACGATCCGTCTTCGCTCCAGAACCTCGCCCGGAACGCGCGGGTGGTCACCTACGAATTCGAGAACGTCCACGTCGGAGGCGTCGAACACCTCGCACGCCAGGTCCCCCTCCTTCCTCCGCCGGGCGCGCTGGCCGTCAAGCAGGACCGCCTGCGGGAAAAGCAGCTTTTCGTCGAACTGGGCCTTCCGACGGCGCGCTTCCGGCCGGTCCAGACGGAGCGCGACCTCCGCGAGGCGGCGCAGGCGTTCGGCTTCCCGCTGGTCCTCAAAACCCGCTCGCTCGGGTACGACGGAAAGGGACAGCGGATCGTCCGTGGAGAGGAGGAAATGGACGGCGCGCTCGCCCCTTTCGGAGGCAGCCCCCTCCTCGCGGAGGAGTACGTCCCCTTCGATCGCGAGGTGTCCGTCGTCGCCGTCCGCGGGACGTCCGGGAACATCGCATGCTATCCCCTCGTGGAGAACGTTCACCATCAGGGCATCCTGCACCGCTCGAGGCCCCGGCCCGGCGATCCGTTCGCCGCCTCCGCCGCCGAGTACGCGCAACGGCTCCTGACCCACTTCGACTACGTGGGGGTCCTGGCTGTGGAATTCTTCCAGGTGGGCGCGCGGCTCCTGGCCAACGAGTACGCTCCCCGCGTTCACAACACCGGCCATTGGACCCTCGAAGGCGCGGAAACCAGCCAGTTCGAGAACCACCTTCGCGCCATCCTCGGCTTCCCTCTGGGAGCCACATCGGCCGTCCGCCCCGTCGTCATGATCAATTGCATCGGAGGCCTTCCGGACCGGGCGCGCCTCCTGGAAATCCCCGGCGCGCACCTGCACGCGTACGGAAAGCCCCCGCGGCCGGGCCGCAAGGTGGGCCATGTCACCCTGCGGGCGACGGACGAACGCGACCTCGAGGAAAAACTTGAGAAGGTGAAACGTGTCTTCACGGACAGCGGCCTCTGGCCTTCGGCTTCGCCGCCGCCCCGGTAA
- a CDS encoding NAD(+) synthase, with translation MDYGALGFYRVAAASPPVHLADPARNAAEIALWARRAAERGACVAAFPELALTGYTCEDLFHSEGLLARAREALRELADRTAELPLALAVGAPYRAPDGRLYNCAFVLHGGRVRGTVPKIHLPNYGEFYERRWFSSGAGVEATVADGLLGTFRLGARQLFEVGSLLFALEVCEDLWAPLPPSGEHALAGAQVILGLNASNELVAKADYRRDLVRQQSARLNAAYVYVSAGPLESTKDVVYGGHALVAENGTILAEGPRFAFEGGLLTADVDVERLAFERARNVTFGSSPARAGYAVERLGPPPPLGRLDRAYSRTPFVPDDPATVGERAREILAIQSTGLARRLLAAGAEAAVVGVSGGLDSTLALLVTVEALRKLKRPPVQALAVSMPGLGTTEATRAQAADLAGRLGVSFREIPIGRAVEQHFRDIGHDPSVHDLVYENAQARERTQILFDLANRHRGIVVGTGDMSELALGWCTYNADHMASYAVNASVPKTLVRHLVRWYAERMADGPTRAVLERVLATPISPELLPPTPEGKIAQATESLIGPYILHDFFLFHHLRHGFRPRKLAALAELAFAGAHGPAEIRRWLKVFLERFYRQQFKRTCLPPGPKVGTVSLSPRGDLRMPDEVDPAALLRELDETA, from the coding sequence GTGGACTACGGTGCGCTGGGCTTCTATCGCGTCGCGGCGGCGAGTCCCCCGGTTCATCTGGCCGATCCCGCCCGGAACGCCGCCGAGATCGCCCTCTGGGCCCGGCGGGCGGCGGAGCGCGGGGCGTGCGTGGCGGCGTTCCCCGAGCTGGCGTTGACGGGCTACACCTGCGAGGACCTTTTCCACTCGGAGGGGCTCCTGGCGCGCGCGCGGGAAGCGCTCCGGGAGCTGGCGGACCGGACGGCCGAGCTTCCCCTGGCGCTGGCGGTGGGGGCGCCGTACCGGGCTCCGGACGGCCGGCTGTATAACTGCGCGTTCGTCCTGCACGGCGGGCGCGTCCGGGGCACGGTGCCCAAAATCCATCTTCCGAACTACGGCGAATTCTACGAGCGGCGCTGGTTCAGCTCCGGCGCGGGCGTGGAGGCGACGGTGGCGGACGGGCTTCTGGGGACCTTCCGCCTGGGGGCGCGGCAGCTTTTCGAGGTGGGGAGCCTCCTCTTCGCCCTGGAGGTCTGCGAGGATCTCTGGGCGCCGCTTCCGCCGAGCGGCGAACATGCGCTGGCGGGCGCTCAGGTCATCCTCGGGCTCAACGCCAGCAACGAACTTGTGGCGAAGGCCGATTATCGCCGGGATCTGGTCCGGCAGCAGTCGGCCCGCCTGAACGCGGCCTACGTGTACGTCTCCGCCGGACCCCTGGAATCCACCAAGGACGTCGTTTACGGGGGCCATGCGCTCGTGGCGGAGAACGGGACGATCCTGGCGGAGGGGCCGCGGTTCGCGTTCGAAGGGGGGCTCCTGACGGCCGACGTGGATGTGGAACGGCTGGCCTTCGAGCGGGCCAGGAACGTCACGTTCGGATCCTCGCCGGCCCGCGCCGGCTATGCGGTCGAGCGCCTGGGACCGCCGCCGCCTCTGGGACGCCTGGATCGCGCGTACTCGCGGACTCCGTTCGTGCCGGACGATCCGGCCACGGTCGGGGAGCGGGCGCGGGAGATTCTGGCGATTCAGTCCACGGGCCTGGCGCGGCGTCTTCTGGCGGCCGGGGCGGAGGCGGCGGTGGTCGGGGTTTCGGGCGGGCTGGATTCCACGCTGGCGCTTCTGGTGACGGTGGAGGCGCTGCGGAAGCTGAAGCGGCCGCCCGTCCAGGCGCTGGCGGTCAGCATGCCGGGGTTGGGGACCACGGAAGCCACGCGGGCCCAGGCGGCCGATCTGGCGGGCCGCCTCGGGGTTTCGTTCCGGGAGATCCCCATCGGGCGCGCCGTGGAGCAGCATTTCCGGGACATCGGGCACGACCCGTCGGTCCACGATCTCGTCTACGAGAACGCGCAGGCCCGGGAACGCACGCAGATTCTTTTCGACCTGGCCAACCGCCATCGCGGGATCGTCGTGGGCACGGGGGACATGTCGGAGCTGGCCCTCGGGTGGTGCACCTACAACGCCGACCACATGGCCTCGTACGCGGTCAACGCTTCGGTTCCCAAGACGCTGGTGCGCCACCTGGTACGCTGGTACGCGGAGCGTATGGCGGACGGACCTACGCGGGCGGTTCTGGAGCGGGTGCTGGCGACGCCGATTTCGCCGGAGCTTCTGCCGCCCACGCCCGAGGGGAAGATCGCGCAGGCCACGGAGTCGCTCATCGGGCCATATATCCTTCACGACTTTTTTCTCTTTCATCATCTGCGGCACGGGTTCCGTCCCCGGAAGCTGGCGGCGCTGGCGGAGCTGGCGTTCGCAGGCGCGCACGGGCCGGCGGAGATTCGGCGGTGGCTGAAGGTGTTCCTGGAGCGTTTCTACCGCCAGCAGTTCAAGAGAACGTGTCTTCCGCCGGGGCCCAAGGTGGGGACCGTGAGTCTCTCCCCGCGGGGGGATCTCCGGATGCCCGACGAAGTGGATCCGGCGGCGCTTCTGCGGGAACTCGACGAGACGGCCTGA
- a CDS encoding alcohol dehydrogenase catalytic domain-containing protein encodes MKALVYTAPRRVEIQDLPRPEPRPGEVLLRVALTGVCGSDIHGFLGKSERRKPGLVLGHEAVATVAQVHPGVSGWEPGRRAVVNPLLSCGACPSCLAGRQNLCSTWQLLGMDRRQGTYAEYVAVPAAQLYPVSDTLPDAAAVLAEPLANVVHFYRISVTETPETAAILGVGTIGTLALLLGRLRGIGKIVVLDRNADRLRTARELGADLALDTREPGAIEEARRFLGDGAEYVVEAAGHAESRRAAVALCRKGGRIVFIGMADMETSLPWIEMIRDEKAVLTTFGYTPRDFAAALRLLEAGRIRLDRWTEIRPLEEGQEAFVKIADAPGNVLKMAFRV; translated from the coding sequence ATGAAAGCGCTCGTCTACACGGCCCCGCGGCGCGTCGAGATCCAGGACCTTCCGCGCCCCGAACCGCGTCCCGGGGAGGTCCTTCTCCGCGTGGCGCTCACCGGCGTGTGCGGCTCGGACATCCACGGGTTCCTGGGCAAGAGCGAGCGCCGCAAGCCGGGGCTCGTCCTCGGCCACGAGGCGGTGGCGACCGTGGCCCAGGTCCACCCGGGCGTTTCCGGCTGGGAACCGGGCCGGCGCGCCGTGGTGAACCCGCTCCTGAGCTGCGGCGCCTGCCCCTCCTGCCTGGCGGGACGCCAGAATCTCTGCTCCACGTGGCAGCTCCTCGGCATGGACCGCCGCCAGGGGACCTACGCCGAGTACGTGGCCGTCCCCGCCGCGCAGCTCTATCCCGTCTCCGACACGCTCCCGGACGCCGCCGCGGTCCTCGCCGAGCCGCTGGCCAACGTGGTCCACTTCTACCGGATCTCGGTGACGGAGACCCCGGAAACGGCCGCCATCCTCGGCGTCGGAACGATCGGGACGCTGGCGCTTCTCCTGGGACGCCTGCGCGGAATCGGAAAGATCGTCGTCCTCGACCGGAACGCCGACCGCCTGCGGACGGCGCGCGAGCTGGGCGCGGACCTGGCGCTGGATACGCGGGAGCCGGGAGCGATCGAGGAAGCCCGCCGCTTCCTGGGGGACGGCGCCGAGTACGTCGTCGAGGCCGCGGGGCACGCCGAATCGCGCCGCGCGGCCGTGGCGCTCTGCCGCAAGGGCGGCCGGATCGTCTTCATCGGCATGGCCGACATGGAAACGAGCCTCCCCTGGATCGAGATGATCCGGGACGAAAAGGCCGTTCTGACGACCTTCGGATACACCCCCCGGGATTTCGCCGCGGCGCTGCGGCTTCTGGAGGCGGGCCGGATCCGGCTCGACCGCTGGACGGAGATCCGCCCGCTCGAGGAAGGCCAGGAGGCGTTCGTCAAGATCGCCGACGCGCCCGGCAACGTTCTCAAGATGGCGTTCCGGGTGTGA